The genomic region GCCTACATAATGTTAACTGTTTCCAGTATTCTCTATCATCAGAACACCTGCCCCTCCCACCACCAATGTTTAAAAAAGTTTCCTTTATGGCTATTTTGTTTATGCCAAACTTTTAATCAGACTTCTTATGCAGAGGAAGAATTGTAGTGAAGAACCTCTAGAATCAAACTAGTCCTTTTGAGACCAAAAAACCTCAAATCttacttttattgttttgtttaccAATAAATAGTGATGTGTTTATAGTGTTCTCCTCTGTTTGCATTTCCATCTAGTTAGACAACTATCTGGTGAAGCAATATTTGAAGCTTTGTTTGGGTTGGCTTAGATGTTTAGGCTTGTGGAGAATAGCCATTTTCTTCCTCGCCAGTATCATTTTACATATCTACCAACAAATCTCAGTAAATGAACCTTCCTTAGCATATAAGCACCAAACAGTTGAGCTGTTTACTGTTAAATATTTACTGTGAGGCATTAGGAACATTAAGAACTGGTTCTTCTAGTTTCCATGTTCCCAGCAGACCACCATTAGGCCACCTCTTTGCTGTCCGCTCCATTACCTCTGCAGGAAGAGCACAGCTTTACCTTGTCTTTTATTCCAAAGCACCTTAAATCCTGTTTCCAAAATATTGCCTgctcttatttattaattttatttgttgagCCAGACAAGCAAAAGGCCATACCTTTTAGCCACATCAGATTGCCTGATGCTCACTTGTGATCCTGAACCTTAgatctgggtggggagggggacccCCTCTGTCATGCTGACTTGGGTTCCCAAGTTTTCCCTTAAATTCCAGAAGTTtagaggggaaaggagaagagtTGCTCTGTGATGTCCTCTCTTGCTGAAAATATAACTGAAATCTTCAGATTTTCCTCCTGTAGCCTATGAAAATGTTCTGTTTTCCATATAACTTCAGTTAAATAAATTAGTGTTCTCTGTTTGATGAGTAATTTAGAAATCAGTCTTGGTTGCCAAACTTTTCATAAGCCTCTGATTCTCTCAAcgctatttttaatatttctgcaGCCCATTTAGTATGACCTTATTCCTTAACAGAGGAAAAGTATAATTTATATTCTAAAACCTTAcattataattagaaaaattaaatcgTGAGGAAAACATGTCTGAGAATCACTTCTAAAACATActctgagaaatgaaaattttgtaGCCATGATGCTTTACAACTAATATATTCTATCTCCCTGACCTCAAGACACACAAGAAAAAGATACCCTAGTTGcttctaaatataaaatacatctctgagaatTATTTGTGGCAATTGCTAAATTGCTAAAGCCAAGTGTCTCCAAGTCTAGTGCCACCACTAACATGCATGTCTTTAGCATGCCAGTTTCCCTCTCAGCTAAATCTGTGCTTTTGTCCTAACTTATATCTAGAGTAGTGGGGGAAATAAAATCCTGTTTAGGAAAGTAGGTAGGTGtttataaaaatttcttaagTTAACAATTTCACGTAAGTATCCGTTAGCTCCATTTTTAGTCCCTAAGTCTTATTACCCCTAAAGAGAGCATAGTTGAGTTGTActgccccccccacctccctcaaatGGTTGGCCCTTAAGACAGGTTCAGATCCCTGCATTTGTTGTTTTTACCTATTTTGGATATGCTACATGCTTAATTCTCTGGGGTGGAGAGATCAAGAGGTAGAATCAAATGTcatataaaatgatttataaattgTGGAAGGGGAGCATGATAAGTTCAGTTTACTTTTAGCTCAAAGTAACCTGTAAGGAAGCAGTTTCTTTAGGAAGGGCAGGGGTAAACTGAGTGTGGTCGCTGCTTCAGTTCCAGCCATTTACTCGCCCTAGATaagattgcttttcttttcattactgCTCTTACTTTGATTAAATCGTGAGGGGTTGACAAGTTCTGCTTTGTAACAGAACCACTTAGTGTAATGTTTGTTGGATTGTGAAGGATTTTCTTTCACTAAAAAATTATTAAGTAGCTCTCAGTTCAGAGCATATTCTAATCACCAAGAACGCATGCTTTATCATTTAGGTTTAGTTATTTTTCAAGAGCCAGCTTTCCAGTTTAAAAATTAGtagtctttcctttccctttcccctcagTACTTAGTAACATAAAAGTATGTAGAAAAGGATATTGTTGGTCTAGTTTTTAACCCAGGATATTATCAGATGACCTCTGGATACATCATTATCATTTTACCTTTCCTAAAGAATTTTACCCTCACCTCGTGTAGCATGTAACAACATGGGATTTCAATCCAAGAACTTTGTATTCACTGGGACTTTAGAGGACATCAGTAGATTATAGTTTCATGCCTATCTTTATTTCCcattatattttagtttcttgAGGATAGAAAATTATCCCTTAGCACTTGGCACAATGTCTTGTCAGATGGATAGTTAGAACTTATTAAGTATTGGTAACTGAATTGACTCAAATCCagtccctcattttacagatgggttAAATACCCAAGACCCaaagaagttaaatgacttgctcaCAGTCAGCTGGCTAGGTGGAGGAAGAGGTGGGACTCCTTCCGCAGTAGCGTGCTGACTCTGCTTGAGTGAGGAAGCACTAATGTGAAGTAGGTTGTTACTTTCATCAATGTTGCAGTGCAGAGAATTCTACAGTTCCAGCATCATACCAAATCGGAACTCACTTCAGAATGTTTACAGCATATACAGCCTATAGGCCAATGGGCTCAGGAATCCAAGGTTTTATGAATTCCATTCCTTCTGGAATGGAAGGCTACTGTTGGCAATACATTGAACTATCagtattatttattgttttttacaGCAAGCCACTTAAGTCAAACACTATCGTTGCCTGCTTTTGCTTACAGAGAGAGGTCTCTGGTGTTATGTTGAGTCAAAAGTTTTGGCCTGTGTTAAGCAAGAACCCGGTGACAGACTTGTATAGTAATTGTGTCCTTGTAAATCAACACTGCATTATAAGATGGAATTAATATATTTACTGAGAAGCCTCAATTGAtagagaataaatatgaatatatatgaggttctgatACTTATTCAGCAAACTGAACCATTCACTAGAAATTTGAATGCCAGCTATGTGCCATACTGGTATTGGGAGTGTTAAGAAGATAAGGCAATAAGGCCTTCAAAGAACTTGTAGTCACCTCTGGAAGATAATTACAATGGTAGATATGAAAAGGTGATTATGAGATCACGGAGCAGAGGTCTGACACTTATCCTGAGCAAGAAGGGTATCTGTGTCTTAGAAAATCTAAGGAGGAGGCACCTCCTAGATGGGAGCTTTCAAAGGGTGGGCAGACTTAATGAGTCAGAGGAAAGTGCTGGAAAAAGAAGCGGAAGCATttcagaagagggaaaattatttgCAAAGGAGCTGAGCTAAGAAACTCCACGGGATGATCCCGAagagtaaattataaaattagtAGTGTGAAGAGATGAGTCCAAGGCATACAGGGCAGTGTAGATTATATAAAGGAGCTTAGATTATCCCAGCTGGCGGGGAGCCACTGAGGGGTCGGGGGCAGCACCATGACATGAGACCACTCTGGTGCCTGTAGAAGAGGTATGTATTTAGGCCAGAGGGCTGGGTAGTGGGTCAGCTCAAAGAGGGTGCAGCGATGCAGGGTTGCTGTGGCAAGTGGGGCACTAGGGCAGGGGGGCTGAATGAAGGTTGATTTGAAGAAATGGAGGGCAAGAAATAATTAGGGGGTTAAATTGGCAAAGGTTAGTGAAAGAAGATGGTGTGGAGTAGAGAGAGATTGCAGGAAGGACATTTTTTCTGATCAGGGTGTTTGAGGTAGGTGAACAAGCAAGTAGAGGAAATGACAATGAATTCCTTCTGGGGAATGTCACATTTGAGGTAGGTATATCCAAAGAGTTGGATGTACCAGTTGGAAACTTGGAGGAGAGATTAGCACAAAGGATAGATTTGGAAAGTGTAAGCACAAATGTATCTGTCAAAACAATAAGAAGACGAACCACCTATATGGTGGTAAGGAGCGTAAGCCAAGGATGGGATCCTGAGAACACACTATCATTTAAGAACCAACAGAGAGAGAAGAGCTTATGAAGAGCACAGAGTGTCTAAGGTCACAGAGTTTTGAAGACAGATTATagttgatatagcctgtgcattaaatcaaaattatttccaagagtacctagtctccaagatggccaaataagtaatataggccctacagtctttgaatgttcagaagggatgtgagactgagtgtgtattcagggctgcctgtggaagatatgctaatccaaactggcttggatgtggagaatatgtaactcacctggaggaaataacctatctgatactaagatcaaacactgaagaacctaaccaaaggtctgtttaccatcactgttagtcttcctaatcctatatcctctgtataaaagggtctggaaaaggctgttcggggctcggtttttattaggacaagagtctgccaagcccggccggtcgaaataaaccaacttccttctcggtattctcgtgtcctggccttcgataccgcgcacacccgatttctccACTACATAGTCAGAAtaggaaataattccaaaatGAAAGGAACGATCaaatataacaagaatatttaagaaaaatactgaaaaaatgtttattggattTGAAACTTTGGTCATTGCTGACCTTGTTGAGAACAGTTCCAAAAGTGTTATGAATGGAAGCTGGTTTGGTACATGAATGGGGAACAAGGAAGTAGAGATAGTGACAAGGTTAAGTGAACGAGTGGACAGTTGTTAGGTGGGAACCTGAGGAGGTGTGTGGTGATATGGCTGTTTGGTAAGGATTGTAAATATGGATGTTTGAAACAAGAGGTTTGGGTGACCctctaaaaaagagaaaaaatagtcaTGCTTTAGCATGTAACAAGCTATCTTTGTGCTCTTGTTTCCGCTGGCATTTCCTAATCCCCAGATGTCCCCTTTGGATAGCAGAGAAACCCTTGGCATAAAACAGTTAAGTGAGGAATTTAGAATCAAAAAGGAAATGATTACATGTTGAGAAATGAAATTATTAACACATCCAGCCCTTCAATACTATGccttttttcctaatttaatgtatttttctgggtttagatttcatttttaatgcccAATGATTAGTATCCTCATAAGTTTCTGAAAAGTGCCCCATGTCTGTCTGTAGAATTATCCTCAGCTAATACAATCTATGACTCCTCCAGCaaagattattttaatataagGAAAGCAAATGCAAGTCTCAGGACTATGATCCATATGTTTAAAgaactgttctgccccagttgattttttttttttttgccatatctAGAATTGTTGTAGTATAATTTTGAAGACTCTTTAACACCAGAACTAGTTCTAAGGGGAATTTCAGACTTCAGTCATTACAATAAGCTCAAAACCTCACAGATCTCAAGGCCTTGGACTTGACCTCCGAAAACCCATCAGAAATATCTTTGTTCACTTACAAAGTAAGTTACATATCTTACTTAGTAGGATATGTAACTCTGAGTACTTCTAGCCATCATCCCTTTGGGAAGAAGAGGGAATGATAAAGCTATAATCAGTCTAAAAAGTGATAGGAGGcacaaaaaataaatgtaacttgAAATTCTGAAGTTGAAATACAAAACAACTGAAATAGCAGGGcaaaaatgtgttcttttatAAGTATAATTTGCAGTTATTTTAGATATTTACTTGGTTTTGAAGTATTGAAATCtgattcatctttttttctgaccacagtagagataaactagaaatcaataattaaagcaagaaaaattaaaaattcccaattatttaaaaattaggtaGTGTACTTCTAAATAACTTATAGATTAAGGGAGAAATCACTGTagacattataaaatattttgaatgatgGTGAAACTgctacatatcaaaatttgtgggataaaACTATAACCTGCTTGGAAATTTGtagcattaaataaatatatttgaataaaacCTGAAAATCAGTGATCTAAATATGCAtctctataaattaaaaaaagaacaaatcaaaccCAGAAAGTATACTaggtaggaaagaaagaaagagcaagaacTAATGTAATAGAAAACAAGTATaaactacagaaaaaaaattttaaggtaattctttaaaaagattaataaaattgataaacttctaACAAGATTAAGCAAGAAGAGAAAGCACAAATTACTAACCCAAGAAATATAAAAAGGGCATCATTATAGAGAatatagacatttaaaaaataagaggatattatgagacaATATTATACCAATAAATTGGAAAATTTAGGTAAAATGACCATCTTCTTTGAAAAACACAACCTAATGTAACTGAaacaagaagaaacaggaaatctGAATAGTTTTTTCTGTATTTACTAAAGACATTGAatctgaaatgaagaaaaaacctTCTCACAAGATAATCTCCAGACCAAATGGATTCCCTGATGAATTTTCCAAACAGttaataaggaagaaataacatcaATATTATACTAATTCTTCCAGAGAGGaatttagaatgcttttggatTTTTTTGAGTCCGGCAAAGCCTTGATACTAAAATCTAACAGATATTGCAAGAAATTATGCCATTCTGTTTCATGAAAATGAATTCAAAACTCCtgaacaaaacttttaaaaattgaatccaacaatatataaaactGATAATCCTTGATGCCAAGTGgatttatttttggaatacaAAGTTGATTTAACATTCAAAGACCAGTGTAATTCACTTCATTAACaccataaaagagaaaaaaaatgatatatcaATAGGTGCAGAAAAGTATTTGTTTAGATTTGATATTTGTTCAAATCTAAAgactgaaaagattaataaaattgataaacttctaACAAGATTaagcaagaagaaaaagcacaaaTTGAGGTAAAAGGTTGAAGGTAAAAACCTTCAACAAACTAGGGTTAGAAGGGAACTTCTTTAATCTGAAAAAGAGTACCTACAAAAATTTATAGCAAGAAAACTTAATTGTGAAATATTGAAAGATTTTGCTCTGCAAGGAGAGTGATTGAAGGATGCCTTCATTTACTACTTCTGTTAAACTAGAGGTCCTAGCTGGTATAAtcaccagaaagaaagaaatcaagagataggttttaaagaaagaaagaaaactatcattattggcagatgacatgaatgtgtatgtagaaaatccagaaaagaatCTACAGACAGCAATTACAATTAATAAGCAGATTTGACAGGTTGCTGGATACCAGGCCAATATATAAAAACCAATTGTATTCTAtaaagcagtaacaaaaaaaacccacatttttaaaaagtggtatcaTTTACACcaacattgaagaaaaaaatacaaagtacttaggaaaaaacaaaaatgtgcaaAATCTCTACATTGACAACCACAAGatcttcctgaaaaaaaattaaaggagccctaaggaaatgaagagaaaatatatattcatggATTGTATGAAGACTCAATATTTTACAGGTGTCTGTTTTCCCCAGATTGATTAatagaatcaatgcaatccctGTCAATGTTCCAGCATACAGTGGCATATAATAATAGCAATGAGAGTGAAGGAACTTGTTCacataacaacatggataaatctaaCCGTGTTTCCCAAAAGAAGCCAGAGACAAAAGTATTTATaccatttgtttttaaataaggttcaaaaataagtaaaactatAGTTTTACAAGTTAGGGTAGTGGTTACTTTTGGGAAAGGATAGTGACAGGGAAGGCACAAGGGAACCTTCTATGatgctaataattttttttttttatgtaggtGTTGGTTCATGTTGTGAAAATCCAAGTGCACACTTTTGATTTATGCATTTTGGGATGgtttacttaaaaattattttaaacaagtATGGAAAGGGAGAACAGAAGTTGATTCCATTCCAGAAGAATCTGCCAAGTCAGAGATCTgccgccccctgccccaccccacaaTGCTCAGAGCAGCTATGCATTAACCCCTTTGACATCTTTTGGGCAGTTGCTGCATGATGCACTGAGGTGGGGACTAGGGTTCAAATACAAACAAGGCACCGCCACCCCTCACGGAGCCTGTAGAAGTGGTGCTGTACATGAGCTATGTACAGTGTGCTGTGGGTGCCCTGCAGAGAGGGTGCCTCTGGGTGGAAGAAGGCCTCGTGGGCtgaggctggggctgggtggaGTAGGATACATTGGAGCTGACTAGAGCTGTTGAATAGAACTCTCCAAAATGATGGGAATGGTCTGTGTCTGTGCTCATCTGgtggccactagccacatgtggctgttgAACACTTGTGCATCTGAGAAGCTAGTGCATCTGAGGAgctgaattttacattttatcccATTTTGATTAAGATTTCAGTTCAAATGCCCTCATGTGACTCCTAGCTGCCAGATGGGACGATGCAGTTCTAGACAGACAATATGACACATAACAAAGATGCAGAAGCTCAAGGGCTTGCTTTAGTGAAGAGTAAAATGATAGATGCCTAATGACAACAAAGAGTAAATAACATGGTAAGGAACAGTCCGATGATGGAGAGCCACTTCCCAGGATGGCTCAGTGGAGAAAAGAGAATAAGGAAGTTGACTCTCTAGTCAGTGTTTTGTGACTAGAGCCACTTATCTGGGCAACTTGCCTGAGGAGCCTATATCTAGGGTGTTGAGCAAAGTGTACCTGTAATTGGGTACATCGGCTTTGAATATTGTTAAACATGGGCTTAACTGATTTGAAGACAAGTAAATTTAACAGAGTGAAGATGAATTAACACCAAAGTACTTACTATCTTGTTATTTCAGagtgaattgtatgttttaagaGTGATAGAAGTTGGTTGGGTGTACTGTAATGTgaagttttgtttaataatgttAGAAATGAAATTGTATTCTTCTCAGATAAGTACAGGAAATAGTGTGTAGACAGAGGGTAAAAGGATCCAAATTGAGGAACTATCAACAGACTTGACAGGACAGCTTCACAACCAGCCAAGAACCTAACAtaggataaaaatgaaaggaGCTTTGAGGTGAATCTCAGTTTCAGCAACCTGACAGCTCCTTTATCTCCATTTCTAAGGGGTAATTTTAAACCCCCACCAGCAGGTACCCTAGATACCCTCGCCCTCTCAGTATTGCCTTCTCTGCTCACCACTTCCTCTTGGCCTGAGTCCTTTCATCCTGAGGAAGAGTACACTGTCCTCTCACTCTGCAGATTCACTTCCTCCAGCTTTTTGGATTGCCTGACTTGGTGACCAGGACTCTAAGAACCATGCAGAGATTGGGTTTGAGATCATGGTAGTATCCTTTCACAATCACAAGAGACCTGTATGAGGAGCTAGCTAGTAAAGCAAACATGTTTGACCATTCTAAAGAAGTAGTAAGACAATTGAATGATATTTCTAAATTTTGTCCAACAATATTCTTTCCACCCTCATAGTTACTCAAGATGTTCAGTGACATTGATCAGTAAGTACTGTGGTGAGGAATAGCAAGCAATAGAGGGCCCCTTACCTGGATGTTCCTGTAGAGAAAGGGGAGTAGCAAATATGCTTGTAATTAACCTATCCTTCCAGTCAGAATAAGCTCGGTCCTGCATGCCTGCTTAGTGGTTGCTGTTTCTCAAgaatgagtgttttttttttaggatagtTTCTAAAATAGTCCTGTGCACCAAAGGCATTTTGATTAAACCTTAAATTAACTCTTGGCTAATCTCAGTTCATGGTAGGTTCCTGTTTTCCTAAAATGATTATCAAACTCTAAAGGTGTAAAACACCTTTTCCCTAATTTATcacttttttccctaatttatttccgttttaaaatataaatactaaataTGTAATGGCACTTAAAACAACCCCTTGTTAATTTGAGCAACATAGATAAGCCAGACAATGAATGACCCAGTCACTGACAAAATCACTTAGGCACTTGCTAGATAttaattgtcccctgctcccaccctgcttttcgctgtattatggcccttctcggcAGCAGCTtacgctgctgcctccctccgcccctcctcccagccactgttatcttccccctcccagccgatcgctgttctccccgcctcattccaaccgccctcatcccgtatccgccccggcacaacctccgaaacaaccccctctgccatcaatggcttaagtcataaaccgcaggtccgcccttgcctctgcagccaatccccAGCTGCCCCGTGGACATggccctcccacaacctccccgcctccatgagactataaaaccctatgtacttcccgaataaaatcagacctgctcatagacctcgtctccgtggttcttcttccatcgaaccgcgcatccccaccaagccttgagccgcccgctgccgccccagtcCGGCCGTGGGCTTGGCCTGACTCCCGGCAGGGATCTGCCCGcgcggcagcgacccgcccgcggTACCACAGCGGCGGCCACAGGTGGCGCCTGAACAGGGACACCCGCACAGGGACCACCGCTCCCTTCTGTATGCGGTGGAGCGACATCTTCACGTTCCTGTTTGGCCGGCCAGCCGCTCGATCTcccgcacgggacccatcgccgtcctcccatgccgccgctcaaggtagggactctccggcgctGTTCCCTTCCTCTTCGCTGTCCCAGCCCATCCGTGAACCTAACCCGGCCCTCAGCGACAGCGAGTCTACCCCCACACCTGCTTCGATCTCCGCGCCCTTACCTGCCACCCCAATTGCCTTGTCTCACACGCCAACGTCTCGGTTATCACCCATACTGTCTCCTCGCctacaacccctccccccaacatCACCTTCACCTCCACCTCGTTCGTTCGACAcccttactatttccttttatgcCCCCCTCCTTCCGAATCCACCCTCACCAACTGCAGCCTCGCAAACCACTggaactcttccttcccttccgccTTCCTGGTGATGCAGCCCCGCGTTATGTGGCTCCCCGTTGACTCCCCCGACTGGGTTGCCCCCCAGCTGGTAGATCTCCCCCTTTCTCGCCACCCCCGAAATTTTGGCATCACAGCCGCCATTACTGCTGCCGTCCTCACATCCCTTGCAGCCGCCACCACCACGGCGGCGGCCCTTGCCGTCTCT from Dasypus novemcinctus isolate mDasNov1 chromosome 21 unlocalized genomic scaffold, mDasNov1.1.hap2 SUPER_21_unloc_1, whole genome shotgun sequence harbors:
- the LOC139438484 gene encoding uncharacterized protein, which translates into the protein MRWSDIFTFLFGRPAARSPARDPSPSSHAAAQGRDSPALFPSSSLSQPIREPNPALSDSESTPTPASISAPLPATPIALSHTPTSRLSPILSPRLQPLPPTSPSPPPRSFDTLTISFYAPLLPNPPSPTAASQTTGTLPSLPPSW